The Thermoplasmatales archaeon genome window below encodes:
- a CDS encoding 50S ribosomal protein L24 — protein sequence MSKQPRKQRKRFYNAPLHLKRKFLSAHLASDIMVRYRRRSIPVVKGDMVKIMRGDFAGQTGKVRKVNVREGTVEIEGITITKADGKKVSRPIHASNLLITKLNLADPWRRRKIGEKLSEEEKMMIEKEAEETKEKIEEIKEEAKEETKEGVNESS from the coding sequence ATGAGCAAGCAACCAAGAAAACAGAGGAAAAGATTTTATAATGCCCCTTTGCACCTGAAGAGGAAATTTTTATCCGCCCATCTCGCAAGTGATATAATGGTTAGATACAGGAGGAGAAGCATACCAGTTGTAAAGGGGGATATGGTAAAAATAATGAGGGGCGATTTTGCGGGGCAAACAGGAAAGGTAAGGAAAGTAAATGTTAGAGAAGGAACTGTTGAAATAGAAGGAATTACAATTACAAAGGCGGATGGTAAAAAAGTTTCCCGCCCGATTCATGCATCAAACCTTCTAATCACAAAACTCAATCTTGCTGATCCTTGGAGGAGAAGGAAAATCGGTGAAAAGTTATCTGAAGAAGAAAAAATGATGATTGAGAAGGAGGCAGAAGAAACAAAAGAGAAAATTGAGGAAATAAAGGAGGAAGCAAAAGAAGAAACAAAGGAGGGAGTAAATGAGTCATCTTAA
- the yciH gene encoding stress response translation initiation inhibitor YciH — MEICKVCGLPKELCVCEKIAREGKEIKIYTEKRRYGKVVTIIGGLDSSVDIAELAKELKKCCACGGTVKNNLVELQGEHKEKAKKKLEEMGFNVVVE; from the coding sequence ATGGAGATATGCAAAGTTTGTGGTTTGCCTAAGGAACTTTGTGTTTGTGAAAAAATTGCGAGGGAGGGAAAGGAAATAAAGATATATACGGAAAAAAGAAGGTATGGAAAGGTTGTTACAATTATAGGGGGGCTTGACTCAAGTGTTGATATTGCAGAACTTGCAAAAGAGCTTAAGAAATGCTGTGCATGCGGGGGAACAGTTAAAAATAATCTTGTAGAACTGCAGGGTGAGCACAAGGAGAAGGCAAAAAAGAAACTCGAAGAAATGGGGTTCAATGTTGTGGTGGAATGA
- a CDS encoding radical SAM protein has translation MNMEIYCKSALTKSKLPGIDYSLNPYLGCSFSCSYCYVPYLFRMKKEEWKNVKAKVNMPSLLRKELRKKEKGIVGISSSTDAYQPYERKYEITRKCIQLLAEYGWKIDILTKSDLILRDIDIIKKSNAKIGVTITTFNEDVLSIWEPYASKPQSRLEAIKKFSDAGLFTYIFFGPVFPFMKDEEIKYCVEEFVNSGVKEVIVDSLHIKQGMLHEIERIFPGISKGKYDEIFKKVKNFAKGKVEVIRAW, from the coding sequence ATGAATATGGAAATATATTGCAAAAGTGCCCTGACTAAATCAAAACTACCAGGTATAGATTATTCCCTCAATCCCTATCTTGGCTGCTCCTTTTCCTGCTCATATTGCTATGTTCCATATTTATTTAGAATGAAAAAAGAAGAATGGAAAAATGTGAAAGCAAAGGTAAATATGCCATCTCTGCTAAGAAAGGAGTTGAGAAAAAAAGAAAAGGGAATAGTTGGAATTTCCTCTTCAACAGATGCATATCAGCCATATGAAAGAAAATATGAAATAACGAGAAAATGCATTCAATTGCTTGCTGAATATGGATGGAAAATAGATATTTTAACAAAATCCGATTTAATTCTTCGAGACATAGACATAATTAAAAAAAGCAATGCTAAAATAGGAGTAACAATAACAACATTCAACGAAGATGTCCTCTCCATCTGGGAGCCATACGCCAGCAAGCCGCAAAGCAGGCTTGAAGCAATTAAAAAATTTTCTGATGCGGGCTTATTTACATATATTTTTTTTGGGCCAGTTTTTCCATTTATGAAGGATGAAGAAATTAAATACTGCGTTGAGGAATTTGTAAATTCTGGGGTGAAAGAAGTAATTGTTGATTCGTTGCATATAAAGCAGGGAATGCTCCATGAAATTGAAAGAATTTTTCCAGGAATAAGCAAGGGTAAATATGATGAGATATTTAAAAAAGTAAAAAATTTTGCAAAAGGAAAAGTAGAAGTAATAAGGGCATGGTAA
- a CDS encoding 50S ribosomal protein L4, with product MKANVYGIDGEIKEEIELPNCFSFDYRPDLIRKAFNIIRSNARQPYGTNKRAGHYVAESFGPGRGISRTPRIASGRGAFAPQTVKGREAHPPKVEKIWKRKINRKEMLLARLSAISATANEEIVKERGHKFNTSLPIVMDDEFNEITKTKDIISLFKKIGIIDDVVRAKEGRHIRAGIGKLRGRKYRKPKSILIVTDKKEKIKKTANNLAGVDVVSVDELNVAHLAPGGQAGRLAVYTKGAIMKLGEKYESI from the coding sequence ATGAAAGCGAATGTTTATGGTATAGATGGTGAGATAAAGGAAGAAATTGAGTTGCCAAATTGCTTCTCTTTTGATTATCGCCCTGATTTAATAAGGAAGGCATTCAACATCATCCGCAGTAATGCCCGCCAGCCATATGGAACAAATAAAAGAGCAGGGCATTATGTTGCTGAATCATTCGGGCCAGGGCGCGGCATATCACGCACACCTCGCATTGCATCTGGCAGAGGGGCTTTTGCTCCCCAGACTGTAAAAGGAAGGGAGGCGCATCCTCCAAAAGTAGAGAAAATATGGAAAAGAAAAATCAATAGAAAGGAAATGCTTCTTGCTCGCCTTTCAGCAATTTCAGCAACTGCAAATGAAGAAATTGTTAAGGAAAGGGGACATAAATTCAATACATCCTTGCCCATAGTTATGGATGATGAATTTAATGAAATTACCAAAACAAAGGATATAATATCTTTATTCAAAAAAATAGGAATTATTGATGATGTTGTGAGGGCAAAAGAAGGAAGGCATATAAGGGCTGGAATAGGAAAGTTAAGGGGAAGGAAATACAGGAAGCCAAAATCAATTCTCATTGTTACGGACAAAAAGGAAAAAATTAAAAAAACCGCTAATAATTTAGCTGGTGTGGATGTCGTAAGCGTTGATGAACTGAATGTAGCACATCTTGCTCCTGGAGGGCAGGCGGGCAGGCTGGCGGTTTATACAAAAGGAGCGATAATGAAACTTGGTGAGAAATATGAATCCATATGA
- the rpmC gene encoding 50S ribosomal protein L29: MKAREIRKMNREERIKKLGELRNELMEEYGKSSMGGSSPSPGRIKYLRKSIARLLTIMREEGDI; this comes from the coding sequence ATGAAGGCGAGAGAAATAAGGAAAATGAACAGGGAAGAGAGAATTAAAAAGCTGGGTGAATTGAGGAATGAATTGATGGAAGAATATGGCAAATCCTCTATGGGCGGCTCGTCGCCGTCGCCTGGAAGGATAAAATATCTCCGTAAAAGCATAGCAAGGTTGCTCACAATTATGAGGGAGGAAGGAGATATATAA
- a CDS encoding 50S ribosomal protein L5, with protein MDNPMRAIKIEKVVVNMGVGEGGEKLKKAEQVMEQLTKQKPVKTIAKRTNRDFGIKKGMPIGCKVTLRKDKAIDFLKKALWVRDYKLPKWSFSEGTVSFGIKEHTEFEGMKYQPEIGIFGLDVCITFERNGYRVKRRKIAKSKLPEREKIKSNEIIDYMKKEFNVEVIE; from the coding sequence ATGGATAATCCAATGCGTGCTATAAAAATAGAAAAAGTTGTTGTAAATATGGGCGTGGGCGAAGGAGGAGAAAAGCTTAAGAAAGCGGAGCAGGTGATGGAACAGCTCACAAAGCAGAAGCCCGTAAAAACAATTGCAAAAAGGACAAATCGTGACTTTGGAATTAAAAAAGGCATGCCAATCGGGTGCAAAGTAACTCTTAGGAAGGATAAAGCAATAGATTTTCTTAAAAAGGCATTGTGGGTTCGTGATTATAAGCTACCTAAATGGTCATTTTCTGAAGGAACTGTATCATTTGGAATAAAAGAGCATACTGAATTTGAAGGAATGAAATATCAACCAGAAATAGGCATATTTGGATTGGATGTATGCATTACATTTGAAAGAAATGGATACAGGGTTAAGAGAAGAAAAATTGCAAAAAGCAAGTTGCCAGAAAGGGAAAAGATAAAAAGCAATGAAATAATTGATTATATGAAAAAAGAATTTAATGTAGAGGTAATAGAATGA
- a CDS encoding 50S ribosomal protein L23, with the protein MNPYEIIKHPYITEKTMALMEKNNSLQFIARIDANKRQIKEAIEKMFEVKVESVNTRITRKGKVATVKLKPEYKAEDIATRIGAL; encoded by the coding sequence ATGAATCCATATGAGATAATAAAGCATCCATACATAACTGAAAAGACAATGGCTCTTATGGAGAAAAATAATTCCTTGCAATTCATTGCCAGAATTGATGCAAATAAGAGGCAGATAAAGGAAGCTATTGAAAAAATGTTTGAGGTTAAGGTGGAGAGTGTTAATACAAGAATAACAAGGAAAGGAAAGGTAGCAACTGTAAAGTTAAAACCGGAATATAAGGCGGAAGATATCGCCACGAGGATTGGAGCATTGTGA
- a CDS encoding 30S ribosomal protein S3, whose protein sequence is MAIERKFVEESQKRVLLKEFIKKECERAGFGGVKIQRIPMGTLITLQVERPGLIIGRGGKRINEVTNIIKEKFGVENPQIEIEDIGGKALLNATLMAQKVADSLERGWHFRRVGHSTVRRVVEAGARGCQVVISGKLTGERHRSEKFTLGYVKYCGEVAKRVMDEAIADAKTKPGIIGVKVRLMKPDVELPDIVKIVEEGREILKREMEAAKAEREEKLEKLEKIDIMNLPEIPSNVIASLKKSGIRNARELYEMDINDLIEIKGIGIKRAERIKEILKEVLEKDEGERNKENEQGREN, encoded by the coding sequence ATGGCTATTGAAAGAAAATTTGTTGAGGAAAGTCAAAAAAGAGTTCTGCTGAAGGAATTCATAAAAAAAGAATGCGAGCGCGCCGGCTTTGGGGGAGTTAAAATTCAGCGCATACCTATGGGAACATTGATAACACTGCAGGTTGAAAGACCAGGATTAATCATAGGAAGAGGAGGAAAAAGAATAAATGAAGTTACAAACATTATCAAGGAAAAATTTGGTGTTGAAAATCCACAAATTGAAATAGAAGATATAGGAGGGAAGGCTCTCCTTAATGCCACTCTGATGGCTCAAAAAGTTGCTGACTCGCTTGAAAGAGGATGGCACTTTCGCAGAGTTGGTCATTCTACGGTTAGGAGGGTTGTTGAGGCGGGGGCAAGAGGTTGTCAGGTTGTTATATCTGGTAAGCTAACTGGAGAGAGACATAGATCAGAAAAATTCACCCTTGGTTATGTAAAATACTGCGGTGAGGTTGCAAAGCGGGTTATGGATGAAGCAATTGCGGATGCGAAAACAAAGCCTGGCATAATAGGGGTTAAGGTAAGGTTGATGAAACCAGATGTTGAATTACCCGATATTGTAAAAATAGTTGAGGAAGGAAGAGAAATTTTGAAGAGGGAAATGGAAGCAGCAAAGGCTGAGAGAGAGGAAAAACTTGAGAAGCTGGAGAAAATAGATATTATGAATTTGCCTGAAATACCATCAAATGTTATTGCTTCATTGAAGAAATCGGGAATAAGGAATGCTCGTGAGCTTTATGAAATGGACATAAATGACCTTATTGAGATTAAGGGGATTGGTATAAAAAGGGCTGAAAGAATTAAGGAAATACTAAAGGAGGTGCTTGAAAAAGATGAAGGCGAGAGAAATAAGGAAAATGAACAGGGAAGAGAGAATTAA
- a CDS encoding 50S ribosomal protein L2 gives MGKRLRLQRRGRGSIWESPSFKHKGPVAYPSFGEYEGVIEDIIHNPGSTAPLAIVRLNDGREIKMVAYEGAIVGEKIKFTGESIFKAGNVLPLASIPQGAPIYNIEGMPGDGGKFVRSAGSYATIISHEKDFVIVRLPSGKDKRFLPQCRATVGLAAGGGREEKPILKAGKKYHMFRSRAKLWPIVSGVAMNPVNHPHGGGSHQHVGRPKTVARGAPPGRKVGSISARRTGKR, from the coding sequence ATGGGTAAAAGATTAAGGTTACAAAGGCGTGGAAGGGGAAGCATCTGGGAAAGCCCATCATTCAAGCATAAGGGACCGGTAGCATATCCTTCATTTGGGGAATATGAAGGGGTAATTGAAGATATAATTCATAATCCTGGTTCAACCGCTCCTCTTGCAATAGTAAGGTTGAATGATGGAAGAGAAATAAAGATGGTTGCATATGAAGGAGCAATTGTTGGAGAAAAAATAAAGTTTACGGGAGAGAGTATTTTTAAGGCTGGAAATGTGCTTCCTCTTGCTTCAATTCCACAGGGAGCTCCTATTTATAATATAGAAGGAATGCCTGGTGATGGAGGTAAATTTGTCAGAAGCGCTGGCTCCTATGCAACAATAATATCACATGAAAAAGATTTTGTAATAGTGCGCCTTCCATCAGGAAAGGATAAGAGATTTTTGCCGCAGTGCAGAGCCACGGTTGGGCTGGCGGCTGGCGGTGGGAGGGAAGAGAAGCCGATACTGAAGGCGGGCAAGAAATATCATATGTTCCGCAGTAGGGCAAAACTATGGCCAATTGTAAGTGGTGTTGCAATGAATCCAGTTAATCACCCGCACGGAGGAGGGAGCCATCAGCATGTCGGAAGGCCAAAAACTGTAGCAAGGGGAGCACCGCCTGGAAGGAAAGTGGGTTCAATATCTGCGAGAAGAACTGGTAAAAGGTGA
- the nikR gene encoding nickel-responsive transcriptional regulator NikR translates to MKKIRISATLPGDLLKKFDEICKEMGYKNRSNAISSAIHEFITSHKFLKEKGEIAGAIVFTYIHSPSTSELLTQAQHEYNDIINATMHVHLSEEKCLEIIAVRGRARDIKKLLNKLAAIKGVISSHLVTST, encoded by the coding sequence ATGAAAAAAATTCGAATTAGTGCAACTTTGCCAGGCGACTTATTAAAAAAATTTGATGAAATTTGTAAGGAAATGGGGTATAAAAACAGGAGCAATGCAATTTCATCTGCAATACATGAATTTATTACATCTCATAAATTTCTGAAGGAAAAAGGAGAAATTGCTGGAGCAATAGTATTTACATATATTCACAGCCCCTCTACAAGCGAGTTGCTCACTCAGGCACAGCACGAATACAATGATATTATAAATGCAACAATGCATGTTCATTTAAGCGAGGAAAAATGCCTTGAAATAATTGCTGTAAGAGGAAGGGCAAGGGATATAAAAAAACTTTTAAACAAATTGGCTGCGATAAAGGGAGTTATATCCTCGCACCTTGTAACATCAACATAA
- a CDS encoding ribonuclease P protein subunit — protein MKKFLKSEFIGLPVKIVECTDKSLEKVEGKIIDETKNMFVIETKNGIKKVAKRIAKFEIGGNIIDGEKIAYAPHERIRRIK, from the coding sequence ATGAAAAAATTTTTAAAGTCTGAATTTATTGGGTTGCCTGTAAAAATAGTTGAATGCACTGATAAAAGCCTTGAAAAAGTTGAAGGAAAAATAATAGATGAGACGAAAAATATGTTCGTAATAGAAACAAAAAATGGGATAAAAAAGGTTGCAAAACGCATTGCAAAATTTGAAATAGGTGGAAATATTATCGATGGGGAAAAAATAGCATATGCTCCTCATGAAAGAATAAGGAGGATAAAATGA
- a CDS encoding 30S ribosomal protein S14, producing MKIKERQKKYGRIDGCNRCGRKRGIIRRYGMHLCRQCFREIAEEMGFKKFS from the coding sequence ATGAAGATAAAGGAAAGGCAGAAAAAATACGGGCGTATCGATGGCTGCAACAGATGCGGGCGCAAGCGCGGAATAATAAGGAGATATGGAATGCATCTCTGCAGGCAGTGCTTCAGAGAGATTGCAGAGGAAATGGGATTTAAGAAGTTCAGCTGA
- a CDS encoding 30S ribosomal protein S17: MIGIDVKEPEKECDDINCPFHGHLKVRGIILKGKIVSKAMQRTVVVERERFHYVPKYERYEKRTSRHKAHLPPCIDVEKGDEVVIMECRPLSKTKHFVVVGKR; the protein is encoded by the coding sequence ATGATAGGAATAGATGTTAAAGAGCCAGAAAAGGAATGCGATGATATAAATTGCCCGTTTCATGGTCATCTAAAGGTGAGAGGGATAATTTTAAAAGGAAAAATTGTTTCAAAAGCGATGCAGAGAACGGTTGTTGTTGAAAGAGAGAGATTTCACTATGTTCCAAAATATGAGAGATATGAAAAGAGGACAAGCAGGCATAAAGCACATTTGCCACCCTGCATAGATGTTGAAAAAGGTGATGAAGTAGTTATAATGGAATGTCGTCCTTTAAGTAAGACAAAGCACTTTGTTGTGGTGGGGAAAAGATGA
- a CDS encoding CinA family protein, protein MIEKIAELLKNKKLWVATAESCTSGLIAHTLTNISGSSEYFKGGVVAYSNEVKVKILGVKEETLRKYGAVSEQTAREMAEGARKAIGADIAIATTGIAGPTGGTQEKPVGLVYVALATPKTTEVRRFLFKGNRIENKQNFCNAALGMLLEYLEKMDEK, encoded by the coding sequence ATGATTGAAAAAATCGCTGAACTGCTTAAAAATAAAAAATTATGGGTTGCAACAGCTGAATCATGCACATCTGGCTTAATAGCCCACACCCTTACAAACATTTCTGGAAGCTCAGAATATTTTAAAGGAGGAGTTGTGGCTTATAGCAACGAAGTAAAGGTTAAAATACTTGGCGTAAAAGAAGAAACTCTAAGAAAATATGGCGCGGTTTCAGAGCAAACAGCCCGCGAAATGGCGGAGGGCGCAAGAAAAGCCATAGGAGCAGACATAGCAATAGCAACAACAGGTATAGCTGGCCCAACAGGTGGAACGCAAGAAAAGCCAGTCGGGCTTGTTTATGTTGCTCTTGCAACTCCAAAAACAACTGAAGTAAGAAGATTTTTATTCAAGGGAAACAGAATTGAAAACAAGCAGAATTTCTGCAATGCAGCACTTGGAATGCTTCTGGAATACCTGGAAAAAATGGATGAAAAATAA
- a CDS encoding 50S ribosomal protein L14: protein MKGVAAKITRGLPTGAELECADNTGAQVVEIVAVKGLKTVHRRYPSAGVGDMVFVTVKKGKTELKRQIFPAIIIRQRMPYRRPDGTRVQFEDNAAVIVSPQGEMKGSAIKGAVAREAAERWPRVAAASAIIV, encoded by the coding sequence ATGAAAGGAGTAGCTGCAAAAATAACCCGTGGCCTGCCAACAGGGGCGGAGCTTGAATGTGCCGACAATACTGGGGCGCAGGTAGTGGAGATAGTGGCTGTTAAGGGACTTAAAACAGTTCACAGGAGATATCCTTCCGCTGGTGTTGGCGACATGGTTTTTGTGACGGTTAAGAAAGGAAAGACGGAGTTGAAGAGGCAGATTTTTCCAGCAATAATAATAAGGCAGCGCATGCCATACAGGCGCCCCGATGGAACTAGAGTTCAGTTTGAAGATAATGCGGCTGTAATAGTGAGCCCGCAGGGGGAAATGAAAGGTTCGGCAATTAAAGGAGCGGTTGCGAGAGAGGCAGCTGAAAGATGGCCTCGTGTAGCTGCTGCATCCGCAATTATTGTGTGA
- a CDS encoding 30S ribosomal protein S4e: MSHLKRLPAPRSWQIERKVAKWAVKPSPGTHGTEEAIPLLNVIRDYLSLADNAREAKKLISGREILVDGKARTDYRFPCGLMDVVTIVPTNESYRVLIDSRGILRLVKIDEEAAKWKLCRIENKTTIRGGKTQLNLHDGRNIIVNEDKYKTGDALKISIPKQEIIEHIPLQPGYLSLITGGSHTGKIGKIKKVIVTKSPLPNIVELDDFSTIKEYVFPVGKDEPLITLPQVSIYG; this comes from the coding sequence ATGAGTCATCTTAAAAGGTTGCCAGCCCCCCGCTCCTGGCAGATTGAAAGGAAAGTGGCGAAATGGGCGGTGAAGCCGTCGCCTGGCACCCATGGCACGGAGGAGGCAATTCCATTATTAAATGTAATAAGAGATTATCTATCGCTTGCTGATAATGCAAGGGAAGCAAAGAAATTAATATCGGGAAGGGAGATACTTGTCGATGGGAAGGCAAGAACTGATTACAGATTTCCATGCGGGCTCATGGATGTAGTAACCATAGTTCCTACAAATGAAAGCTACAGGGTTTTAATTGATTCAAGAGGTATTTTAAGGCTTGTTAAGATAGATGAGGAAGCAGCAAAATGGAAGCTTTGCAGGATAGAAAACAAAACAACTATAAGAGGGGGAAAGACGCAGTTAAATCTGCACGATGGGAGAAATATTATTGTAAATGAGGATAAATACAAGACAGGGGATGCTTTAAAAATATCAATTCCAAAGCAGGAAATAATTGAGCACATTCCATTGCAACCTGGTTATCTTTCATTGATAACTGGCGGAAGCCATACAGGGAAAATAGGAAAAATAAAAAAAGTAATAGTTACAAAAAGCCCGTTGCCAAATATTGTTGAACTGGATGATTTTTCAACCATAAAGGAATATGTTTTTCCTGTTGGAAAAGATGAGCCATTGATAACTCTTCCGCAGGTGAGCATATATGGATAA
- a CDS encoding thioredoxin family protein → MAIINKSDKNYIKEKFEREMEKDVKVVYFTQDFECQFCKETREILEELKELSNKIKLEIHEFNKEKEIAEKYKVDKIPAILLFGEKEYGVRFFGIPSGYEFSALIEDIISVSRGRSNLKEETKEEIRKINKKLHLQVFVTPTCPYCPSMTHLAHQMAIENENITADMIEIVEFPHLAHKYNVMGVPKTVINDKIEIVGSVREEHLLNEIRKAI, encoded by the coding sequence ATGGCGATTATAAACAAAAGCGATAAAAACTATATTAAGGAAAAATTTGAAAGGGAAATGGAAAAAGATGTAAAAGTTGTTTATTTTACTCAAGATTTTGAATGCCAGTTCTGCAAGGAAACAAGAGAAATCCTTGAAGAATTGAAGGAATTGAGCAATAAAATAAAGCTTGAAATACATGAATTCAATAAGGAAAAAGAAATTGCAGAAAAATATAAAGTTGATAAGATACCAGCAATTCTGCTTTTTGGAGAAAAAGAATATGGAGTAAGATTTTTTGGAATTCCATCTGGCTATGAGTTTTCTGCATTAATTGAAGACATAATATCCGTTTCCAGGGGAAGAAGCAATTTAAAGGAAGAAACAAAGGAAGAGATAAGAAAAATAAATAAAAAGTTGCACTTGCAGGTATTTGTTACTCCAACATGCCCATACTGCCCATCAATGACGCATCTTGCCCACCAGATGGCAATAGAAAATGAAAATATAACAGCTGATATGATAGAAATTGTTGAGTTTCCTCATTTAGCCCATAAATACAATGTTATGGGTGTGCCTAAGACAGTTATAAATGATAAAATAGAAATAGTTGGTTCGGTAAGAGAGGAGCATTTGTTGAATGAAATAAGGAAAGCAATATGA
- a CDS encoding 30S ribosomal protein S19: MVKRKKIEITSKKEFLYRGIKVDELMKMSIEDILPYLPSRVRRSLKRGLTPRQYRFIQRLRKTEKGKIIRTHLRDMIILPEFVGHTIAVHNGKEFLPVNIKPEMIGHYLGEFAMTRKEVKHSGPGVGATRSSKYLPLK, translated from the coding sequence ATGGTTAAAAGAAAAAAAATTGAAATTACAAGTAAAAAAGAATTCCTTTACAGAGGGATTAAAGTCGATGAGCTTATGAAAATGAGTATTGAGGATATATTGCCCTATTTGCCATCAAGAGTAAGGAGAAGTTTGAAGCGTGGTCTTACACCTCGCCAGTACAGGTTTATTCAGAGGCTCAGGAAAACCGAAAAAGGAAAAATTATAAGGACACATCTACGGGACATGATTATACTTCCAGAATTTGTTGGGCATACGATTGCAGTGCATAATGGAAAAGAATTTTTACCAGTAAATATTAAACCAGAAATGATAGGTCATTATCTTGGAGAGTTTGCAATGACAAGGAAGGAAGTAAAGCACAGCGGGCCAGGTGTTGGTGCAACACGCTCTTCAAAATATCTGCCATTGAAGTGA
- a CDS encoding 50S ribosomal protein L22 encodes MKYSLELDPEKTAKAYGRELYCSPKHCENIARAIKGMKLSEAKKFLNDVIQHKRALPLKTHNRNRPHHHRVGPGAYPEKACKMILEVIKNAENNAEYKGLNVENMYIAHISTYKGREIKGFMPRAMGRATDWNEQTTNVEIIISEE; translated from the coding sequence ATGAAATATTCACTTGAGTTAGACCCGGAAAAAACTGCGAAGGCATATGGAAGGGAGCTATACTGCTCTCCAAAGCATTGTGAAAACATAGCAAGAGCCATAAAGGGAATGAAGTTGAGCGAAGCAAAGAAATTCTTGAATGATGTAATTCAGCATAAAAGGGCTTTGCCATTGAAAACACATAATAGAAATCGCCCGCATCATCATAGAGTTGGACCTGGTGCTTATCCTGAGAAAGCATGCAAAATGATTCTTGAAGTCATTAAAAATGCTGAAAATAATGCGGAATATAAGGGACTAAATGTTGAAAATATGTATATAGCTCATATCTCTACATATAAGGGAAGAGAAATAAAGGGATTTATGCCTCGCGCCATGGGAAGGGCGACTGACTGGAATGAACAGACAACAAATGTTGAAATAATAATTTCAGAGGAGTAA